A single region of the Latilactobacillus curvatus JCM 1096 = DSM 20019 genome encodes:
- a CDS encoding class I SAM-dependent methyltransferase, translating into MTEYYYSKNPDVEHAERQWTFELRGFNFKFITDNGVFSKSTVDYGSRALLAAVDLSEAPAGPVLDMGCGYGPIGMTIAKLAPERRIDMVDVNERALDLARKNSELNQITNVTVFESAEYQNVTDQYAAIFTNPPIRAGKDVVQNILTGAYDHLLPDGELNVVIQKKQGAPSAKKTMMSIFGNVQIIHKDKGYYILQSIKLK; encoded by the coding sequence ATGGACGTTTGAATTACGCGGCTTTAATTTTAAATTTATAACGGATAACGGGGTATTCTCTAAAAGCACTGTTGATTACGGTTCACGGGCATTGCTAGCAGCGGTCGATCTGAGTGAAGCGCCAGCTGGTCCAGTGCTTGATATGGGGTGTGGATACGGGCCAATCGGGATGACGATTGCTAAGCTCGCACCAGAGCGCCGAATCGACATGGTCGATGTGAATGAACGGGCATTGGATTTGGCACGTAAGAACAGTGAATTGAATCAGATTACCAACGTTACTGTATTCGAATCAGCTGAATATCAAAACGTAACGGATCAATACGCCGCCATCTTCACCAACCCACCAATCAGAGCGGGAAAAGATGTGGTGCAAAATATTTTGACTGGTGCCTATGATCACTTATTACCAGATGGTGAATTGAACGTTGTGATCCAAAAGAAACAAGGTGCCCCATCAGCGAAGAAAACGATGATGAGCATTTTTGGCAACGTGCAAATTATTCACAAGGATAAGGGGTATTACATTCTCCAAAGTATTAAATTAAAGTAA
- the tadA gene encoding tRNA adenosine(34) deaminase TadA encodes MSETQQEIDQWMQAAIDEANQARIIGEVPIGAVIVKDGQIIGRGHNIREHAQDATLHAEILAIQEACMVEKSWRLEDTAIYVTLEPCPMCAGAIINSRIPKVYFGASDPKAGVTGTLMNLLTDKRFNHQAEVVGGVREAECASLLQTFFRKIRENRRKKKKMAGN; translated from the coding sequence GTGAGTGAAACACAACAAGAGATCGATCAATGGATGCAAGCCGCCATCGATGAAGCTAACCAAGCACGCATCATTGGCGAGGTACCGATTGGCGCCGTGATTGTTAAAGACGGACAAATTATTGGACGGGGGCATAACATTCGCGAACACGCGCAAGATGCGACGTTACATGCTGAAATTCTCGCGATTCAAGAAGCCTGTATGGTTGAAAAGAGTTGGCGTCTGGAAGATACCGCGATTTATGTCACGTTAGAACCATGCCCAATGTGTGCAGGCGCGATTATCAATAGCCGGATTCCCAAAGTTTATTTTGGCGCGAGTGATCCTAAGGCTGGTGTGACCGGCACGTTGATGAATTTATTAACTGACAAACGGTTCAATCACCAAGCTGAAGTGGTTGGCGGGGTGCGAGAAGCTGAATGTGCGAGTTTATTGCAGACTTTTTTTAGAAAGATTCGCGAAAATCGCCGTAAAAAAAAGAAAATGGCTGGTAATTAA